Proteins from one Hydrogenophaga sp. SL48 genomic window:
- a CDS encoding TrbI/VirB10 family protein — MSLQFPNANGGGQGPVLSDNMPKLSAGLTRGVNKTAVAYIVLVSLATIGMTLWVASNAFSADDDKKKQVTYEEVTVPEKPLLKLPPPELDAEVVAKANVPPMPPAMPMGEGAAPVKDDLMQRRMASENNLVAASEKGKKNPLFEDEFSSVKRGAVEALANADFTLTRGTFIRCSLETKVVSTLAGMTSCIVTEPIYSVNGSRLLIDKGSKVTGEYKYADENYDRVGIIWTRVLTTTGLDVRIDSAGTDALGGAGVPGEYNGHWGERIGSALLVSLLADGIDAGAQKFANENDIRGRQTTTYAGGAIQERVDPWESATASTAKKAANDMLARSANRKATVTVLNGTVVNIFAARDVDFSSVMR, encoded by the coding sequence ATGAGCTTGCAATTTCCCAACGCCAACGGTGGCGGCCAAGGCCCCGTGCTGTCCGACAACATGCCCAAGCTGTCTGCGGGTCTGACCCGCGGGGTCAACAAGACTGCTGTGGCTTACATCGTCCTGGTGTCGCTCGCGACCATCGGCATGACGCTGTGGGTGGCGAGCAATGCGTTTTCGGCCGATGACGACAAGAAGAAGCAGGTCACTTACGAAGAAGTGACTGTTCCCGAAAAGCCGTTGCTCAAGCTGCCGCCGCCTGAGCTAGATGCAGAGGTGGTGGCCAAGGCCAACGTGCCGCCGATGCCGCCCGCCATGCCAATGGGCGAAGGCGCCGCGCCGGTCAAGGACGATCTGATGCAGCGGCGCATGGCCAGCGAAAACAACCTGGTGGCTGCGTCTGAAAAAGGCAAGAAAAATCCGCTCTTTGAAGACGAGTTTTCGTCGGTGAAACGCGGGGCTGTGGAGGCCCTCGCCAACGCCGACTTCACGCTCACGCGCGGTACCTTCATTCGCTGTTCGCTGGAGACCAAGGTCGTGTCGACGCTGGCGGGCATGACCTCTTGTATCGTGACCGAGCCGATCTATTCCGTGAACGGGAGTCGTTTGCTGATCGACAAGGGTTCCAAGGTCACTGGTGAGTACAAGTACGCCGATGAAAATTACGACCGTGTGGGCATCATCTGGACCCGCGTGTTGACGACGACGGGGCTGGACGTCCGGATCGACAGCGCGGGAACCGATGCGCTGGGTGGCGCCGGCGTTCCAGGCGAATACAACGGCCATTGGGGCGAGCGGATCGGTTCGGCCCTGTTGGTGAGCTTGCTGGCGGACGGTATCGATGCTGGCGCGCAGAAGTTCGCCAATGAAAATGACATTCGCGGACGCCAGACCACGACCTATGCGGGCGGTGCCATCCAAGAGCGCGTTGATCCCTGGGAGTCTGCGACGGCCAGCACGGCCAAGAAGGCCGCCAACGACATGCTCGCCCGCTCGGCCAACCGCAAGGCGACGGTGACGGTGCTCAACGGCACGGTGGTCAACATTTTCGCGGCGCGCGACGTCGATTTTTCCAGCGTGATGCGTTGA